Genomic DNA from Bacteroides zhangwenhongii:
TCCAATCAAAGAATTTCGATATACCTGTCATCAGTGTAGGTAATCTAGCCGTAGGAGGAACAGGAAAAACTCCCCACACCGAATATCTGATAAAGCTTCTTTGTAATCAATATAATGTAGCTGTATTGAGTCGGGGATATAAACGGCACACGAAAGGTTATGTGCTTGCCATTCCGGAAAGTACAGCAGAAAGTATCGGTGATGAGCCTTACCAGATACATCAGAAGTTTCCATCCGTCACAGTAGCGGTCGATGAAAAACGTTGTCATGGCATAGAGGAGTTGCTTGCATTGGAAAAGCCTTCAATAGATGTCATCCTGCTGGATGACGCTTTCCAGCACCGTTATGTCAAGCCGGGAATGAGCATCCTATTAACAGATTATCATCGCTTATTCTGTGATGACACATTACTTCCCGCAGGTAGGTTACGTGAGCCTGTCGGCGGCAAAAACCGGGCACAAATCGTCATTGTGACCAAATGTCCGCAGGATATCAAGCCCATTGATTACAATATTATCGCAAAACGTCTGAACCTTTATCCCTACCAGCAGTTATTCTTTTCTTCGTTCCGATATGGTAATCTGCAACCGGTATTTCCAGCCCAGATAACGGATGCAGAGATGGCTTTGGTGAACAAAGAGATTCCATTATCCGCATTAACGGATACGAATGTATTATTGATGACCGGTATCGCTTCACCCGTTTCTATCCTCGAAAAGCTGAAAGACAGTGCAAAGCAGATAGATTTATTGGAGTTCAATGATCATCACGATTTCAGTAGCCGGGATATGCAGCGTATCAAAGAACGGTTCAATGAACTGAAAGGAGAACATCGGTTGATTATCACTACCGAGAAGGATGCGACACGCCTGATCAATCATCCGGCTTTGGACGAGGCTTTAAAACCATATATCTATGCCTTGCCTATTGAAATAGAGATTTTACAGAATCAACAAGATAAATTTAACCAACATATTATCGATTATGTTAGAGAAAATACAAGAAACCGCAGCTTATCTGAAAGGTAAGATGCATACCAGTCCCGAAACCGCCATCATACTTGGCACCGGGCTTGGCAGTCTGGCCAATGAAATTACCGAGAAGTATGAAATCAATTATTCGGATATCCCGAACTTTCCGGTATCTACGGTCGAAGGGCACAGTGGCAAACTGATCTTCGGCAAACTTGGCAATAAAGATATTATGGCCATGCAAGGTCGTTTCCACTATTATGAAGGTTATTCTATGAAGGAAGTAACTTTCCCTGTACGTGTAATGCGTGAATTGGGTATCAAAACCTTGTTTGTATCTAATGCGAGTGGTGGTACCAATGCAGATTTCGAAATCGGTGACTTGATGATTATTACTGACCATATCAATTATTTCCCCGAACATCCGCTTCGCGGAAAGAATATTCCTTATGGTCCCCGTTTCCCGGATATGAGTGAAGCATACAGTAAAGAACTGATTCGTAAAGCGGACGAGATTGCTAAAGAAAAAGGAATCAAAGTTCAGCATGGAGTGTATATCGGTACACAAGGTCCTACTTTTGAGACTCCTGCCGAATATAAGCTATTCCACATTCTCGGTGCTGACGCTGTAGGCATGTCCACCGTTCCGGAGGTGATTGTAGCCAATCATTGCGGTATCAAAGTATTCGGTATTTCTGTCATTACCGATTTGGGAGTAGAAGGGAAAATCGTTGAAGTAACGCACGAAGAAGTTCAGAAAGCTGCCGACGCCGCTCAACCGAAAATGACTACAATCATGCGTGAACTTATTAACCGTGCCTAAACAACTATCCCGAATTATATGAGAACTGAAATAGCATCTCTCGGTGAGTTCGGCCTGATAGACCGTCTCACCGGAGGAATCGAACTGAAAAATGAATCCAGCAAATATGGAGTGGGCGACGACGCTGCCGTTCTCTCCTACTCTTCCGAAAAGCAGGTGTTGATAACCACAGACCTGCTTCTGGAAGGCGTACATTTTGACTTGACATACGTTCCTTTGAAACATTTAGGATATAAGGCTGCCATAGTCAATTTTTCCGATATCTATGCCATGAATGGCACTCCCCGACAGATAACAGTATCACTCGGTCTCTCTAAGCGTTTCAGCGTAGAAGATATGGATGAGCTTTATTCGGGTATCCGACTTGCGTGTCAGCAATACAATGTCGACATTGTCGGAGGGGATACGACTTCTTCCCTCACCGGACTTACCATCAGCATAACCTGTATTGGTGATGCAGACAAAGATAAAGTTGTATACCGCAACGGGGCTAAAGAAACAGATTTGATTTGTGTCAGTGGAGATTTGGGAGCCGCCTACATGGGATTACAACTATTGGAACGGGAAAAAAATGTTTTGAAAGGCGAAAAGGACATACAACCTGATTTCTCCGGCAAAGAATATTTATTGGAGCGTCAGTTAAAACCGGAAGCCCGCAAAGACATCATTGAGAAACTTGCTTCTGCAAATATTGTCCCGACCTCCATGATGGACATCTCTGACGGTCTATCTTCGGAGCTTATGCATATATGCAAACAAAGTAATGTCGGCTGCCGTGTTTACGAAGAACACATCCCTATCGATTATCAAACAGCTGTTATGGCTGAAGAATTCAATATGAATTTGACTACATGTGCTATGAATGGAGGTGAAGATTATGAACTTCTCTTCACCGTACCTATCGCCGACCACGAGAAGGTTTCGCAAATGGAAGGTGTCCGTCTCATAGGTCATATCACCAAAACGGAACTAGGTTGTGCATTGATTACCCGCGATGGACAAGAATTTGAATTAAAAGCACAAGGATGGAATCCATTAAAGGAGGAGAAATAAGAAACCTCTGTATATAACAAAATTATTTTCATTCCATATAACACTGATAATAAGGTTACTAACTTTTTATCAGTGTTTTTTATTTCCAGAAGATTTGTGTATTCCAAAAGTTTCACTACCTTTGCAACCGCAAAAGAGAAATAACTGAATCAAGTTAACTATCTTGGTGTCATAGCTCAGTTGGTAGAGCAAAGGACTGAAAATCCTTGTGTCCCCGGTTCGATTCCTGGTGACACCACTTTTAAAAGACTTCAAATTTGATAAATCCTTGAAAATTAAATATTTCAAGGATTTTCTTTTTCCTCAAGCTCCCACATTTTCAGCAAAACAGAAATCAAATATTAAGAAAAAATAAAGAGCAAGTTCCTCTTGAAAAGGAAAGCTTGCTCTTTTGTAGGTCACCCCCAAATGGTGTTTATCGAATATTCCTAATTACAAGTTGGGAAAGATAAAGTTTTACTGCTTTTCCAAGCAAATATTAACCGCATTCATCCCTTTCACTCCACGTTCCAAATCGAATGTCACAATATCATTTTCGGCAATACCTGGTGCAGCATTGTTCACGTGAAAAAAGTACTTATCAACTCCTGAAAGGTCCTTTATAAAGCCAAAGCCTCTCGATTCATTAAAGAATTCAACTCGACCTTTCAAAATTACCGGCTCTGTTTCCTCTTTCTTTGGAGTTGCTATGATTATTTCATCCGGATTAATTTCCTCCTTTTTAATATCATCAGTGGGCGGAATTGAAGTTATCATTCCATTCTCGTCTACATAAGCAATCATATCATCGAAACTACTGGTACCTGATAATTTTCTGCTTTCTTTCTTCTTGAGTTTTTCTTCCCGTTTAGCGAGTCTTTTCTTTTCATTTTCACGTTTACCAACTGTCATGGATTTTGCCATAGAATCTATATTTAATTTAATATTTATATTTTAAAGGATTATAATTCGCTGATTTCAAATAGCAAAATCAGCTTTATTCAGTTTCTTTCCTGTCAATTTTTGAATGTCATTAACCAATTTCCGTTCTTCCTGCGAGCAAAACGTAAGTGCTGTACCTTCATTTCCAGCTCTTCCCGTACGACCGATACGATGTACATAAGTTTCGGGAACATCAGGAAGATCATAATTAATAACCAACGGCAATTCATTAATATCAATACCCCTGGAAGCAATATCGGTAGCCACCATTACTTTCGTCTTCCCCGATTTAAAGTTCCCCAATGCAGACTGTCTCGCTGCTTGGCTTTTGTTTCCGTGAATAGCCTGACTTCCAATCCCTGCCTTACCTAATATTCTAACAATTTTATCAGCATTATGCTTTGTTCGTGAAAAGATGAGCACAGACTGGTCTTCCGCCTTTTGCAGAATCGAAATTAATAGCTGGCTTTTTTCCTTCTTCTCCACAAAATAAATAATTTGCTTGATTGAATCTACTGTTGATGACTTCGGCGTTATATAAATCTTCACCGGATTTTTCAATAACGACTTTGTCAAAGCAATAATACTATCCGGCATTGTTGCTGAAAAAAACAGCGTTTGCTTTTCTTTCGGAAGTTTCGGCAATATTCGCTTGATATCATGTATAAAACCCATATCGAGCATACGATCTGCCTCATCAAGCACAAAATATTCTATATTAGCCAGATGGATATACCCTTGATTCATCAAATCAAGCAAGCGGCCCGGAGTTGCCACTAGAATATCAATTCCTTTGTGTAACATATCAATCTGAGGACGTTGATTCACACCACCAAAAATAACTCCATGACGCACATGGGTATATTTTGAATAATCATCAATGCACTCACTGATTTGCAAAGCAAGCTCACGGGTAGGCGTTAATATCAGCGCTTTGATACCCCGACGTTTATCTGTCTCTTTATTTGCCTGCAAATGCTGGATAATAGGAATTGCAAACGAAGCGGTCTTTCCTGTTCCTGTTTGCGCACAACCTAATATATCTCTTTTCGCCAATGCGGCAGGAATTGCTTTTTCTTGAATAGATGTTGGGACAGTATATCCTTTTTCTTCAATTGCTTTTAAAATCGGTTCGATTATATTTAAATCTCTAAATGTCATAAATAGAATTTTTTAAAATTTGTAGTAAAGCCTAATAATTCTTCTTTAGACATGAAAAGATCAGGATTTAGGATATCCTTATTGCACTACACGGAGGAGTGAGAATTAGCAGAACTTAATTGTTAGATGATTTTCTTTTCCGGCTATCCGTTTTTATAAAAGCCTCCGCAGATAAATCATAAAGGCGGATACAAAGACTTTATAGAAAGCAGAAGAAATATAAATTCTTCCGCTTTCCTAAAGTCCGGATATTAATATCTTCTGGAGTTACTATAACCTCCGCGGCTTCCACCGTATGACGGTTTTTCAGCGCGAGGACGTGCAACGCTTACCGAAATAACCTTTTGGTCGTATTCAACGCCGTTTAATTCGTCTATTGCTTTTTGCCCTTCTTCATCACTTGTCATTTCCACGAAAGCGAATCCTCTGGACTTACCGGTTTCTCTATCCATAATAACTTTAGCTGAAGAAACTTCTCCAAACTCTGCAAATAAATTTGTTAAGTCCGCATCATTTGTGCGATAACTTAAACCTGCAATGTAAATGTTCATCTAAAAACTTTTATTAAAATAAATACTAAATTGGAGTGAGGAGGATAATTAAAGAAGAGGACTACTTACTAATATTATATTAAAAGAAGAACTATACGATAATAATTCGTAACTCAAACTCTGCGTACAAAGGTAATGCAATAAATTAAATAAGTACGTTTACATCCATTCTTTTTTATAAGAAAGACGTTTATTATCATTTATTAGCACACAATTAGTGTCAAATGGAGAAATGCCATAACCTTATTCTTGATATTTTATCACAATATGCCTACCTTTGTCATTGTACAATTTTTCAGTGACCAATGAATGTCAAAATAGAAGAAAGTTGGAGACAACAATTACAGGAAGAATTCAATAAACCATACTTTGAAAAGCTGGTTGCATTCGTCAAAAGTGAATATGAAAGGGCACATATCCTTCCTCTCGGACATCAAATATTCCATGTATTCAATTCCTGCCCTTTCGAGAAAGTCAAAGTCGTTATTCTAGGACAAGATCCATACCCCAATCCGGGACAATATTATGGAATCTGCTTTTCCGTTCCGGATGGAGTAGCCATTCCCGGATCATTAGCCAATATTTTTAAAGAGATAAATCAAGACTTGGGAAAGCCAATCCCTACCTCCGGCAATTTGGACCGTTGGGTAACACAAGGGGTATTTCCCATGAATTCCGTTCTTACCGTACGTGCACACGAAACAGGTTCACACCGAAATATGGGATGGGAAATATTCACAGACGCAGTTATCAGAAAGTTAAGTGATAAACGAGAAAATCTAGTTTTCATGCTTTGGGGAAGTTACGCAAAAGAGAAACTATCCTTGATAGATACCAACAAGCATCTAGTATTGACAACTGTTCATCCATCTCCCCGTTCAGCGGAATATGGTTTCTTTGGCTGCAAACATTTTAGCAAAGCGAACGCTTTCTTACAGAGCAAGGGAATAAAGGAGATAGATTGGTAAATATATGATCCCCTAAACTACGTTTACAGAATGAAAAGTAAGATAATACTTAAAATATTGATAAATAACTGAAAGGTAAGTACCTAAACCCTTACTTTTTCTGTTATAATCAAT
This window encodes:
- a CDS encoding cold-shock protein is translated as MAKSMTVGKRENEKKRLAKREEKLKKKESRKLSGTSSFDDMIAYVDENGMITSIPPTDDIKKEEINPDEIIIATPKKEETEPVILKGRVEFFNESRGFGFIKDLSGVDKYFFHVNNAAPGIAENDIVTFDLERGVKGMNAVNICLEKQ
- the lpxK gene encoding tetraacyldisaccharide 4'-kinase, giving the protein MDDHFIKIHKWLYPASWLYGMAVRVRNKLFDWNFFQSKNFDIPVISVGNLAVGGTGKTPHTEYLIKLLCNQYNVAVLSRGYKRHTKGYVLAIPESTAESIGDEPYQIHQKFPSVTVAVDEKRCHGIEELLALEKPSIDVILLDDAFQHRYVKPGMSILLTDYHRLFCDDTLLPAGRLREPVGGKNRAQIVIVTKCPQDIKPIDYNIIAKRLNLYPYQQLFFSSFRYGNLQPVFPAQITDAEMALVNKEIPLSALTDTNVLLMTGIASPVSILEKLKDSAKQIDLLEFNDHHDFSSRDMQRIKERFNELKGEHRLIITTEKDATRLINHPALDEALKPYIYALPIEIEILQNQQDKFNQHIIDYVRENTRNRSLSER
- a CDS encoding RNA recognition motif domain-containing protein; its protein translation is MNIYIAGLSYRTNDADLTNLFAEFGEVSSAKVIMDRETGKSRGFAFVEMTSDEEGQKAIDELNGVEYDQKVISVSVARPRAEKPSYGGSRGGYSNSRRY
- a CDS encoding DEAD/DEAH box helicase; this translates as MTFRDLNIIEPILKAIEEKGYTVPTSIQEKAIPAALAKRDILGCAQTGTGKTASFAIPIIQHLQANKETDKRRGIKALILTPTRELALQISECIDDYSKYTHVRHGVIFGGVNQRPQIDMLHKGIDILVATPGRLLDLMNQGYIHLANIEYFVLDEADRMLDMGFIHDIKRILPKLPKEKQTLFFSATMPDSIIALTKSLLKNPVKIYITPKSSTVDSIKQIIYFVEKKEKSQLLISILQKAEDQSVLIFSRTKHNADKIVRILGKAGIGSQAIHGNKSQAARQSALGNFKSGKTKVMVATDIASRGIDINELPLVINYDLPDVPETYVHRIGRTGRAGNEGTALTFCSQEERKLVNDIQKLTGKKLNKADFAI
- the thiL gene encoding thiamine-phosphate kinase; this encodes MRTEIASLGEFGLIDRLTGGIELKNESSKYGVGDDAAVLSYSSEKQVLITTDLLLEGVHFDLTYVPLKHLGYKAAIVNFSDIYAMNGTPRQITVSLGLSKRFSVEDMDELYSGIRLACQQYNVDIVGGDTTSSLTGLTISITCIGDADKDKVVYRNGAKETDLICVSGDLGAAYMGLQLLEREKNVLKGEKDIQPDFSGKEYLLERQLKPEARKDIIEKLASANIVPTSMMDISDGLSSELMHICKQSNVGCRVYEEHIPIDYQTAVMAEEFNMNLTTCAMNGGEDYELLFTVPIADHEKVSQMEGVRLIGHITKTELGCALITRDGQEFELKAQGWNPLKEEK
- a CDS encoding purine-nucleoside phosphorylase gives rise to the protein MLEKIQETAAYLKGKMHTSPETAIILGTGLGSLANEITEKYEINYSDIPNFPVSTVEGHSGKLIFGKLGNKDIMAMQGRFHYYEGYSMKEVTFPVRVMRELGIKTLFVSNASGGTNADFEIGDLMIITDHINYFPEHPLRGKNIPYGPRFPDMSEAYSKELIRKADEIAKEKGIKVQHGVYIGTQGPTFETPAEYKLFHILGADAVGMSTVPEVIVANHCGIKVFGISVITDLGVEGKIVEVTHEEVQKAADAAQPKMTTIMRELINRA
- the ung gene encoding uracil-DNA glycosylase: MNVKIEESWRQQLQEEFNKPYFEKLVAFVKSEYERAHILPLGHQIFHVFNSCPFEKVKVVILGQDPYPNPGQYYGICFSVPDGVAIPGSLANIFKEINQDLGKPIPTSGNLDRWVTQGVFPMNSVLTVRAHETGSHRNMGWEIFTDAVIRKLSDKRENLVFMLWGSYAKEKLSLIDTNKHLVLTTVHPSPRSAEYGFFGCKHFSKANAFLQSKGIKEIDW